A genomic segment from Nicotiana tabacum cultivar K326 chromosome 9, ASM71507v2, whole genome shotgun sequence encodes:
- the LOC142164035 gene encoding uncharacterized protein LOC142164035: protein MKKTLEEIVAILDELSEDTNQWPAKKVLSHVPAYAKCFKEIFSKKRKVEETSVVKLTEHCSAIWQNKLPQKKLEGEIREIRSIHVSLQLTDHTTIILEEIVEDVLVRVDKFVFHADFIVVSMEENREVPLILGRSFLATGRVILDIQETQLMLRVGEERLIFKME, encoded by the exons ATGAAGAAGACTCTTGAGGAGATTGTGGCAATTCTTGATGAGCTCTCTGAAGATACTAACCAGTGGCCTGCTAAGA AGGTGCTTTCACATGTGCCAGCTTATGCTAAATGTTTTAAGGAGATATTTTCCAAGAAGAGAAAAGTGGAAGAGACATcggtggtcaagctcacagagcattgtagTGCCATTTGGCAAAATAAGCTCCCTCAAAA GAAATTAGAGGGAGAGATTAGAGAAATCAGGTCGATACATGTGTCCTTGCAGCTGACGGATCATACCACAATCATACTTGAAGAAATAGTAGAAGATGTGCTAGTTCGAGTTGACAAATTTGTGTTCCATGCGGACTTCATTGTGGTGAGCATGGAGGAGAATAGGGAGGTCCCTCTGATTTTAGGAAGGTCCTTCTTGGCTACGGGCAGAGTAATTCTGGATATTCAGGAAACacaactcatgcttagagtgggggAAGAAAGGTTGATCTTTAAGATGGAATGA